From the Gemmatimonadota bacterium genome, one window contains:
- a CDS encoding PASTA domain-containing protein: MPLKILREIVLFGACAIFTAIIGLIVIDQIAMPIYVRQGVEVAVPDLIGLTPSQAQAQLQDKGLRMKEREPRWDASVPAGQIVWQNPSALSHVKPNRTVYVAPSLGQRLHAVPDLHNRPLRQAQLWIAQADLTIGKVTEISSSEIKEGNIIDHKPNAGEKVAQGTQVELIVSTGPPRAFVNMPRVTELKLDEARRLLSSLGLQPNNIRYEFSTAYEPDIVIRQEPESGTPIKRGSSVLLIVSKL, encoded by the coding sequence TTGCCCTTGAAAATTTTGCGCGAAATCGTACTTTTTGGAGCGTGTGCCATATTTACGGCAATAATCGGATTGATTGTAATCGATCAAATTGCAATGCCGATCTATGTGCGACAAGGCGTAGAAGTCGCTGTTCCCGATCTCATCGGACTTACCCCTTCACAGGCACAGGCGCAATTGCAGGACAAGGGCCTGCGCATGAAAGAGCGAGAACCGCGCTGGGATGCCTCTGTACCCGCAGGACAAATCGTATGGCAAAATCCGTCTGCCCTCTCGCACGTAAAACCCAACCGCACAGTCTATGTCGCGCCGAGCTTGGGACAGCGTCTCCACGCCGTACCCGATCTTCACAATCGCCCTTTGCGACAGGCCCAGTTGTGGATTGCACAGGCAGATTTGACCATCGGTAAAGTCACCGAAATATCATCTTCAGAAATAAAAGAAGGCAATATTATCGACCACAAACCCAACGCGGGCGAAAAAGTCGCCCAGGGGACGCAGGTCGAACTAATTGTAAGCACGGGACCTCCTCGCGCCTTTGTCAATATGCCCCGGGTTACCGAGCTAAAATTAGACGAAGCCCGGCGTCTGTTATCGTCGCTCGGTCTGCAACCCAATAATATCCGATACGAATTTAGCACCGCTTATGAACCCGACATCGTCATCCGCCAGGAGCCAGAATCAGGCACGCCAATAAAACGCGGGTCTTCTGTCCTATTGATTGTGAGCAAACTGTGA